In one window of Phaenicophaeus curvirostris isolate KB17595 unplaced genomic scaffold, BPBGC_Pcur_1.0 scaffold_75, whole genome shotgun sequence DNA:
- the DGAT1 gene encoding diacylglycerol O-acyltransferase 1, translated as MGGVGAVFALAIYTILFLKLFSFHDVNKWCREGGAVAATPKANGELGRNGVTYPENLTYRNLYYFLVAPTLCYELSFPRSPRVRKRFLLRRLFESGLFFLQLLVGLIQQWMVPTIQNSMKPFRDMDYSRIIERLLKLAVPNHLIWLIFFYWFFHSCLNVVAELLQFGDREFYRDWWNSESVTYFWQNWNIPVHKWCLRHFYKPLLRWGASKWVAQAAVFLASAFFHEYLVSVPLRMFRLWAFMGMAAQIPLAWFVSKFLRGNYGNAAVWMSLIIGQPIAVLMYVHDYYVLNYEGHQ; from the exons atgggggggg TGGGTGCTGTCTTCGCTCTCGCCATCTACACCATCCTCTTCCTCAAGCTTTTCTCCTTCCACGACGTCAACAAGTGGTGCCGCGAGGGGGGGGCAG TGGCCGCGACGCCCAAAGCCAACGGGGAACTGGGACGGAATGGGGTGACCTACCCCGAGAACCTCACCTACCGCA acCTCTATTATTTCCTGGTGGCCCCCACCCTGTGCTACGAGCTGAGCTTCCCGCGCTCCCCCCGCGTCCGCAAGCGCTTCCTGCTGCGCCGCCTCTTCGAGAGtggg ctcttcttcctgcagctgctggtggggCTCATCCAGCAG TGGATGGTTCCCACGATCCAGAACTCCATGAAGCCGTTCCGG GACATGGATTATTCCCGAATCATCGAGCGCCTCCTCAAGCTGGCG gtccccaacCACCTCATCTGGCTCATTTTCTTCTACTGGTTTTTCCACTCCTGCCTCAACGTGGTGGCCGAGCTCCTCCAGTTCGGAGACCGGGAATTCTACCGGGATTGGTG gaattCCGAGTCGGTCACTTATTTCTGGCAGAACTGGAACATCCCGGTGCACAAGTGGTGCCTGAG gcaTTTCTACAAGCCGCTGCTGCGCTGGGGGGCCAGCAAGTGGGTGGCCCAGGCGGCCGTTTTCCTCGCCTCCGCCTTCTTCCACGAG TACCTGGTGAGCGTCCCGCTGCGGATGTTCCGGCTCTGGGCGTTCATGGGGATGGCAGCTCag atccccctggcttGGTTCGTCTCCAAATTCCTGCGCGGGAACTACGGGAACGCGGCCGTGTGGATGTCTCTGATCATCGGCCAGCCCATCGCCGTCCTCATGTACGTCCACGACTACTACGTCCTCAACTACGAAGGCCACCAGTGA